In the genome of Gemmatimonadaceae bacterium, the window CATTCTTGAAGGCGGCAGCGTTTCGGAAATCCCGCGGTGGTGGACTGAGCGTCTTGCCGATGGGGCCGTCGCCGTGTCCGTTCAGTCCGTGGCAGCTGACGCACCCATTGCCCGTGTACAGCTCGCGGCCCATCGCCACCGTGGACGACTCCGGTGGTGCGCAGGCGAACAGGCCCAGCGCGGTGGCCAGCCACCATCCCGAAGGCGTGAGACGCGTCATCACTTCCTGACGGCCTTGGGCACTTGCGTCAACGCGAACGGATCGACGCCGGCATCCTCGTGCCATTCGTACTCCAGGCTCCGGGCCAGCAGCCGAGCGCGATCCTTGCCGTACAGTTTGGCCACCAGGCCCAGGGCCATGTCGGTGCCGGCGGATACACCGGACGACGTCAGGAGCTTCCCGTCATCCACCCAACGCGCTTTCACAATCCAATCGACGTCCGGATCCTCATCCACCGCCATCGAGAAGTACGCCTTGTTGGAGGTGGCTTTGTGGCCTTTCAAGATGCCGGCTTTGGCCAACAGTGCCGAACCGGTGCACACGGAGGTGGTGATCTCCGTGCGCTTGTGCTGCGCGCGCAGGTAGTCGAGAAACACGGGATTCTGCAACTCCGTTCGCGTGCCAATTCCGCCCGGCACCATCATGATGTCGAGGGGAGGAGCCGTTTCGAACGAAAAGTCGGCCACCGTTGAGACTCCCTGCGCCGAACGCACCGGGCCCGCCGTCTGTGCGATCATCACCACCTTGAACTCCGACACGTACGACCACATCTCCACCGGACCGAACACATCGAGCACTTCGAAACCGGGATACAACACAATGCCCAGAGTCTTCTTGGCCGGCGCGGATGACGACACCGAAGCCAGGCTCGCGATCGCAACAGAGGATTTCACCCGCGGATCGAGTGCCGCGCGGACGTAGCCCGCACGTCCTTCGCTCTTGTGCGCCAGATACTCGGTAACGTTGGAAACGCCATCCCCGTCCGCATCGCCATCAAAGGCGAGGAAGCGCGTCAGTGCCAACGCCAGTGCATAATCGCCCTTGAGTGGCGCGCCGAACGTGGTGGACATTTCGTTGTAGGCGGCAAACGAGCCTTTGCCCAGCATGCTGTAGCCCGCCGCCACCGTGACGGCAGTTGGATAGGTACCAACGAGTTGTTTGAAGTCCACCGTCGCCGAGGCCTGCGCCTGCAGGAACGCGGCGCGAACCGCACGAAAACTCACCCCGCCCGACGAGCTGAGATCGACTGATGGGTTGGCGAGAATGGCCGACACCAACGCCATTTCGTCCGCGTCCAGCACGCCGTTCCCCTTGCTGGTGACGTCGAGATTGGCGTCAGTGGTATTGGGCGCAAAACCCAGCCCCTTCATCGCCAAATCATAGTCGACCACGATTGGCGTGGGCGTCTGTGCGGCAAGGCAATTCGGGAAGGCCGACGCGGTGAACGCCAAGGCGAACACGGTGCCGATGCAGGTCCTCATGGCTTGGTGCCAACGGTGAAGCCAAATACTCCGTTCACAACATGACCATCCTTGGACATCGCCTTCCATGTCACCTTGTATGCACCCGGTGCGAGTGGCGTTGGAATCGCTGCCACCACCGGCGCGTTCTTCGTGGCTGCGCTCGTTAGCGCCGCAAGCGTTACGGTCATGCCGGCCGCGGTTTCGAGCTGGATCTTCGTGGCGGGAAGTTCAACCGCTTCGGAGAGCCAAAGACGAATCGCGTCAGGCGATGTCGTCAGCGTTGTGTCGGCGCTCGGCGAAGATTTGAGCAACTTGAGGTGTCGCATCGCGGCGCCTGGGGTGGCCGCGAACGAGAGCATGACCATGAGAGCCACCAGTACCACGCTCGTACGGGAGTGCGCGCGGGCGCGGAGGTTGGTCAGTACGCGTGTCATCATTTGGTCGTCCAGGGACGTCATGCACATAGAAGCGGAAATCGCTGGCGACCACCGAGGCGCGCGAGGTTCCGACGCCCGCGTACCGCGTACCGCAACGGAACACCGCCGAGTCAACCATGGCGCGGAATCGCACGGTGATTGGCACCAGGGAATCAGCGCGTGCCACCAGGGCGGGCGTCGCCGTTGCGGTGGTGGCGATCGCCGCCGACAGCGACGAGACGAGCAGGGCGGGGAAGGCGAGGGACAAAATACGCGCACGGCGGCGCGGCGATGGATGAGTCATGAGGAGTGGTGACATTAGGTGGTCCGGGTTGGCTTTCGAATCGCCTCCATTGCGTCAGGCCCGACGCAATGGAGACACAACCGACTGGAGGCAAACAGGCGCCGGTTGCTGCAGCATCCGAATGACGAAAAGGGGGATCTCCACACCAGACACCGCACACAACGCGTCACAACCGTGCTGTCCGCCCAGAGCGCGAGCAGCGCAAAGGCAAGACGCACGCACGAAGTGCGCGAATTTCAGCGGCTGGATTGTGGGGCCGACCGTGAGGTCGGCAGGGTCAGGTGCGCGCGCTGACCGGAGGTGCGATGGCGAACGGCAGAACGAAGTCGCCCCGAACAGACACGTAGCTCGTCTGCGCCTGAGGATTGGACGGCTCGGCGGCCGCCTCCACGATCGCCACCAAAGGCGCGACGACTCCCGGCAGTGCCGCGACGCTTGCGCAGCAATGGGCAAGGCAGTCACAAGTATGACGCGGATTGTCAGGATTGCCCGGAACGGCCGGCGCGGCATCGGGAGTCCCCATCCCTTCGTGCGCCATGTCCGCCTGCTGCCCGTGCATCACGTGCGCCGCGGTCGAAACTCCGCCCTGCACAGCCTGATGCGCCGCACCGTGCCCGCCCATTGGGCACGGCATGGCAACCGGTCGGGCGGCGACAATGCCGCACCATACCAGCGCCGCCAGAGCGTTCATCAGCCGGGACCCGCGCAATCGCTTCATGCCACCGGTAGCCTACCTTGCGCCGCACACCGGTGTCAAGGACGGCCCTTGACCGCTACGCATCCGGCAGCTCCGTGCCCCAAATTGAGCAGATGCTATCCGCCACTCTCTTTGCTGCCGCCGTTGCCGCTGCCGTCCCCACCCCCGACAGCATCGTCTACCCGGTCATCAACCACGACCGAACCGCCGGCTCGATGACGGTCCGCCGAAGTGGCGATACGGTCACGGTGCGTTACGTGTTCACCGACCGCAATCGCGGCACGCGCACGTTTGTCCGCTACCTCACTCGGCAGGGCCGCATCGTCAGCACCGAAATTCGACCCGTGCTGGCCGACGATCGTCTGGGCGAACCGTCCATGCGCCTGGAGATGGCCGGTGACTCGGTGCGCCGATGGACGCCGGCCGCTACCTCAACGGAAGTGCGCAGAGCGGACACCTACTATGGCGTGAGCGCGACGCCATATGACCAGGTCCTGCTGGCGAAACAGTTGCTGAGCGCCCGGACGCACACGATGCGCCTCGCGAATGGGGATTCGTCGCGGCTGGAGATTCTGCGCACCGTCACTGTGCGCGCGACGCGCGGGGCACAGATCGTGCGCCTGGTGGCCATTTACCGAGGCACATCCACCACGCCACAGGTGCTCTGGCTGGATGCACACGACGACTTGTTCGTGACCGACGTAGGCTGGTTCATGACCGTCAAGCCGGGCGCGCTATCCGCTTTGCCGCAATTGCGTCGTGTGGAGATGCAGTACCGCGACGCGCAGGCCGAGTCCCTCAATGCGCGCGTGATGACGCGTGCCGGCTCTGCCATTGCCATCAGGAATGGCGACTTGTTCGACAGCGAAACAGGCACCATGCGTCCGCGCACCACGGTCATTGTGCGCGGAGATCGCATAGTCGCCGTGGGGCCCGACGACACGACACCAACCCCTGCCGGCGCCACCGTCATCGATGCCACGGGCAAGACTATCTTGCCCGGCATGTGGGACATGCATGGTCACCTGCAGCTCACCAGCCAGAACTCCGGCAGCCTGATGCAACTGATGACGGGCATTACCACCGTGCGCGACCTGGCGGCCGATCTCGACGTGGCCGTTTCGCAGCGCGATCGCGCCCAGGCCGGTCGCATTGCGGCACCGCGCGCCGTCCTGGCCGGATTCATGGAGGGTCCGCTCAAATGGGCGGGGCCGAGCGCCACCTTGGTGAGTACCGAAGCTGAGGCACGCGCGTGGGTGGCCCGCTACGACTCGCTGGGTTACAAGCAGATCAAGCTGTACAACGTACTGCATCCCGATCTGGTGCCCACCATTGCCGCTGAGGCGCACGCGCGGGGCATGCGTTTGAGCGGGCACATTCCCCGCGGACTCACCGTGGAAGCGGCCATCCGGCTTGGATTTGACGAAGTCAATCACGCCGCCTTTCTGTTCTCCACGTTCTATCAGGATTCGCTGTACGTCCCCGCCATGCGCGCGTATTCCGCCGTGGCATCGGCAGTGGCGGCCAATATCGATGTCGACGGCAAGCCAATGACCGACCTCATCACACTGCTCAAGGCCAAAGGCACAGTCATTGATGGCACGTTTGCCGTGTGGGTGCAAAGCGCCGGCACCGGCATTGCGCAGTCAGTGGGCGCCGGCGTGTCCGCCGATGTGGCGAAAGCCGACGCCAACTACCTGCGCTTGCTGAAACGTTTGTATGATGCCGGCGTAACATTGGTGCCGGGCACTGACGCGTTCGGCAGCACGTCTTTCGATACCGAACTGGAGATGTATGAGAAAGTGGGCATTCCCGCCGCGAGCGTCCTGCAGATGGCCACGATTGTGTCAGCGCGCGTGATGAACGACGAGAAAGACTACGGCAGTGTGTCGGTAGGCAAGGTCGCCGATTTGTTCATCGTGAACGGGAAGCCACAGGAGCGCATCAGCGATGTGCGCAAAGTCGAACACGTGATCCGGGGCGGACGCCTGTACAACACGGCGACGTTGCAGCAGGCCCTCGGCACGCGAGGCCAGTAGTGCACACCAGTGTGCCTAAGCGAATGCCGCTGCTGGTCGGTGCCGCGCTGCTGTTGCTCGGCGCGAAATGTGGCAGGACGTCGAGAGCGCCAGCGCAGGGCACGGGGCCAGCGAAGCCATCCGCTAGCGGCGCGAGCGCAGTGCCGGTGGTCACCGCCGCCAAGGCCCCTGTTGCTGTCAAAGAGGCGCCAGATCTTCAAGCGGACTCCGCCGATCAGGTCATGTACGGCGTGCGAGCCGTGCTCACCGACGCGAGTGTGACTCGCGGCCTGCTGCTCGCCACTCGGGGGCTGGCCTTCGAGGACGGCACTCGACTGGAGCTACGGAGTCCGTCGGTGACCCTGGTGAACGCGCTGGGTGTGAAGGGCGCCGTGATCACCGCCAACACCGGCACGTATTTGCTGCGCAAAGGCCGTTTCGAAGCGCGCGGCCACGTGGTGGTAACCCGCAAAGACGGAAAGCGACTGGAAAGCGAACGGATTGTGTTCGATCTCGCGCGCAACCTGTTGAGTGGCGACAGCGGAGCGATGTACAGCGACTCGACGACCAAACGGAAAACCCCTGTCGCTGCGTTTGAGCTGGATCCCAACCTTGCGGAGCCAGTAAAACTGAAAGCGAAACCAGCTGTGAAGCCCAACACCACCAAGCCGTCGCGCTAACCGGTTACGGAGCCGGTGCGTTCTTCCCCATCCCGACACTGTGCACGCCGAAGGCGCGGGCCGTCTCTGTGGCCTCGCGTTCGGACTCCTGGATAATGGGCGCCAGCGTCGCGCGCAGACCGCGTTGGACCATGGCGCTGCCCAGCACCTGCCGGAGCGCCGACATCCGGCCCAACGACGTCGGCACGAACACCTTTCGTGACCGTGCCTCGATGGCGCGAACGAATGCGGCGGCGCAATCTCCGACTGGCGTAATTGTCCCGAACGGGCCCGGTAGCCTGCTGATGGTGCGTGTAAACGCCGCGACGTCCGCCTGAATATCGCGCACCAGGTCGGTGTCCACCCACGACATGTGTGCCGACCCCACATCCACGCCATGCACCGCCAGTTCAAGCCGCAAGACGTTGGCCAACTGCTCCACGCCGGCCTTGGCCGCGCCATACGCGGAGAGGCCCGGCATGGCGCTGAACGCCGCCGCCGAGGAGACCAGCAACAGATAGCCACGTCGCTCGATCACGGAGGGCAGGGACGCCTTTACAATGCGGAATACGCCGCCAAGGTTCACGTCGATCACGCGAATCAGTGATTCGATATCGGTGGAGAGCAGGGTGCCGTTCGTGGCGATACCGGCGTTCGCCACGACCACGTCGATACCGCCCAATGCGTCGACCGTCTCGCGCACGGCGTCATCGACCGCGGCTTGATCCGTCACGTCACACGCATGCCACACATGCGCCCCACCCAGTTCGTGGGCGAGCGCCTGCAGCAACTCGGGCTCCATGCCCACGAGAGACAGCGTGGCCCCCCGTGACGCCAACTCGCGCGCGGTGGCGGCGCCGATTCCGCGCGCCGGGCCGGTAATCAAGACGACTTTGCCTCGCAACGCGTCGGTCATACGGCGCTACGTCGGAAGGGGGCGGTCGAGCGCATCGCGGACCCGCTGTGCCAAGGTGGCCATAGAATACGGCTTCGGCAGGAAGTCCACGTCGTCATCGAGTACCCCGTGATGCGCAATCACGTCCTCCGGATACCCCGATGCAAACAGGATGCGTAGCCTGGGCCGCAGTTCCCGCAGTCGATTGGCCAAGTCCCGTCCATGCATGTCCGGCATGATCACGTCGGTGAGGACTAGGTCGGGCGACACGGTCCTCTCGGCAACTGCGCGAAGAGCCAGAATGCCAGATCGAAACGCCTCGACCCGATAGCCCTGAGCCACCAGGACGCGCACGGCCAAAGCGCGAATCGAGTCTTCGTCCTCCACCACCACCACGGTCTCCGAACCCCGGGGAATCCTGGTTGTCGTCGGCGATATGTCCGGCGCCGCGCTGTCCTGGACGCGGGGGAGACAGATCCGAAAACGCGTGCCACGCCCCAGCTGGGAATCCACTTCGATATGCCCGCCATTCTGCGTGATCGCGCCGTACACCATGGCGAGTCCCAGGCCTGTGCCGCGGCCCGGTTCCTTCGTCGTGTAGAACGGCTCAAACAGATGCGACTGGACCTCCGCACTCATACCCGTGCCGGTGTCCGACACGGTCAGCATCACATACTCGCCCGGGGGGGAGTCTGGATGGATTCTGGTGGAGCGGGCATCGAGCAGGACATTCGCCGTCTCCAGACTCAGGCGACCTCCATTTGGCATCGCGTCGCGCGCGTTCACGGCCAGGTTGATCAACAACTGTTCAATCTGATTCGGATCGAATCGAACCAGTCCGAGATCGGTCGACGTCGACAGAAAGAGCTCGATATCCTCGCCGAGCAGTCGACTGAGCATCCCATGCATGCGCGTCACGGATTCGTTGAGGCTGAGCACACGCGGACTGATGACCTGCTTTCGTGAGAACGCGAGCAACTGCTGCGTCAGACTGGCCGCCGAGTCCACGGCGCGGTCAACTTCGGCGAGATCCTCGGCAAGCGCACTCGGCGTCGGCACCTCGGTTCGCGCGAGAT includes:
- a CDS encoding cytochrome c, whose product is MTRLTPSGWWLATALGLFACAPPESSTVAMGRELYTGNGCVSCHGLNGHGDGPIGKTLSPPPRDFRNAAAFKNGTDVSAIAETILRGVGDATQMPAFGHLSARERQSLALYVISVRDSTPSTNRIP
- a CDS encoding DJ-1/PfpI family protein is translated as MSTTFGAPLKGDYALALALTRFLAFDGDADGDGVSNVTEYLAHKSEGRAGYVRAALDPRVKSSVAIASLASVSSSAPAKKTLGIVLYPGFEVLDVFGPVEMWSYVSEFKVVMIAQTAGPVRSAQGVSTVADFSFETAPPLDIMMVPGGIGTRTELQNPVFLDYLRAQHKRTEITTSVCTGSALLAKAGILKGHKATSNKAYFSMAVDEDPDVDWIVKARWVDDGKLLTSSGVSAGTDMALGLVAKLYGKDRARLLARSLEYEWHEDAGVDPFALTQVPKAVRK
- a CDS encoding copper resistance protein CopC gives rise to the protein MMTRVLTNLRARAHSRTSVVLVALMVMLSFAATPGAAMRHLKLLKSSPSADTTLTTSPDAIRLWLSEAVELPATKIQLETAAGMTVTLAALTSAATKNAPVVAAIPTPLAPGAYKVTWKAMSKDGHVVNGVFGFTVGTKP
- a CDS encoding amidohydrolase family protein produces the protein MLSATLFAAAVAAAVPTPDSIVYPVINHDRTAGSMTVRRSGDTVTVRYVFTDRNRGTRTFVRYLTRQGRIVSTEIRPVLADDRLGEPSMRLEMAGDSVRRWTPAATSTEVRRADTYYGVSATPYDQVLLAKQLLSARTHTMRLANGDSSRLEILRTVTVRATRGAQIVRLVAIYRGTSTTPQVLWLDAHDDLFVTDVGWFMTVKPGALSALPQLRRVEMQYRDAQAESLNARVMTRAGSAIAIRNGDLFDSETGTMRPRTTVIVRGDRIVAVGPDDTTPTPAGATVIDATGKTILPGMWDMHGHLQLTSQNSGSLMQLMTGITTVRDLAADLDVAVSQRDRAQAGRIAAPRAVLAGFMEGPLKWAGPSATLVSTEAEARAWVARYDSLGYKQIKLYNVLHPDLVPTIAAEAHARGMRLSGHIPRGLTVEAAIRLGFDEVNHAAFLFSTFYQDSLYVPAMRAYSAVASAVAANIDVDGKPMTDLITLLKAKGTVIDGTFAVWVQSAGTGIAQSVGAGVSADVAKADANYLRLLKRLYDAGVTLVPGTDAFGSTSFDTELEMYEKVGIPAASVLQMATIVSARVMNDEKDYGSVSVGKVADLFIVNGKPQERISDVRKVEHVIRGGRLYNTATLQQALGTRGQ
- a CDS encoding SDR family oxidoreductase; the encoded protein is MTDALRGKVVLITGPARGIGAATARELASRGATLSLVGMEPELLQALAHELGGAHVWHACDVTDQAAVDDAVRETVDALGGIDVVVANAGIATNGTLLSTDIESLIRVIDVNLGGVFRIVKASLPSVIERRGYLLLVSSAAAFSAMPGLSAYGAAKAGVEQLANVLRLELAVHGVDVGSAHMSWVDTDLVRDIQADVAAFTRTISRLPGPFGTITPVGDCAAAFVRAIEARSRKVFVPTSLGRMSALRQVLGSAMVQRGLRATLAPIIQESEREATETARAFGVHSVGMGKNAPAP